The Anabrus simplex isolate iqAnaSimp1 chromosome 1, ASM4041472v1, whole genome shotgun sequence genome window below encodes:
- the LOC136858538 gene encoding uncharacterized protein isoform X2, with protein MIPAEGVTAQLSLLSEREVERGYRRDAEVKEVEKEDLMEFTGERSSPQTPSAKSRKRRHEEGKEDEAVKMIQEIHKKQLRVLDLQERKAC; from the exons ATG ATCCCTGCGGAAGGTGTTACCGCTCAGCTGTCGCTGCTCAGCGAGCGTGAGGTGGAGAGAGGTTACCGTCGTGACGCCGAAGTTAAGGAGGTGGAAAAGGAGGACTTGATGGAATTCACAGGGGAGAGATCTTCGCCTCAGACTCCAAG TGCCAAGTCCAGGAAAAGGCGACACGAGGAAGGTAAAGAGGACGAGGCGGTGAAAATGATTCAAGAAATCCACAAGAAACAGTTGCGTGTGTTAGATTTACAAGAAAGGAAggcatgttag
- the LOC136858538 gene encoding uncharacterized protein isoform X1, translating into MTMRGELAYIPAEGVTAQLSLLSEREVERGYRRDAEVKEVEKEDLMEFTGERSSPQTPSAKSRKRRHEEGKEDEAVKMIQEIHKKQLRVLDLQERKAC; encoded by the exons ATGACGATGAGGGGGGAGCTCGCTTAC ATCCCTGCGGAAGGTGTTACCGCTCAGCTGTCGCTGCTCAGCGAGCGTGAGGTGGAGAGAGGTTACCGTCGTGACGCCGAAGTTAAGGAGGTGGAAAAGGAGGACTTGATGGAATTCACAGGGGAGAGATCTTCGCCTCAGACTCCAAG TGCCAAGTCCAGGAAAAGGCGACACGAGGAAGGTAAAGAGGACGAGGCGGTGAAAATGATTCAAGAAATCCACAAGAAACAGTTGCGTGTGTTAGATTTACAAGAAAGGAAggcatgttag